The genomic segment CCCGAGCTACGAGTACGTCGACGTGTCGGACAAGGCGGCCTGCGCCGGCTTCTACGCCTTCGGCGAGGGGCGCGACGACCTGGCCGCGGCCCGGGAGAGAGCGTCGGCCGACCTCGGCTGCGCGTACGCTATAGCGGGCGAATACGCCAAGGCCGAGGGGGTGCTCCGCCCCGTGACCGAAGCGGCCCCCGGCGCCCAGGAACCCTGGCTCTTCCTAGGGCAGGCTTACCTGGAACGGGGCAAGGTCGACGACGCGATCGACGCGTTCTACAAAGCCCTCGACGGCCAAGCCGGCTCCGCCAAGCCGGTAATGGATGCCCAGTGCCATAACTACCTCGGCGCCTGCTACCAGAAGAAGGGCGGCCTCGCCGCGGCGCGGGACGAGTTCCTGTGGGTCATGGAAAGCGGCATAGACTACGAGGGCTCGCTCGCGTTCGCCGAGACCCATCTGGACGAGGTCATGCTGGCGCTCGAGTAGGGGCAGCTTTCCCTAAGCGCGACGACAAGGCCGGTCGCGAGGCCGGCCTTTCCTACGAAGCCGCGGAGGCCGTTCTACCTCGGGGGCCGTCATATAAATAAATTGACAGCCCGGGGTGGTATGTTATTATTAATAAATAAGTCAGCCCCGGTTAAGTTTTAAAGAAGAAATACCCAACGCCCAGGAGGAGAAGATGCGAAGAATTCATTCCGTCGCAGCATTCATCATACTTACGTTGCTCGGCGCCGCGGCCGTCGTCCAAGCCGAAGAGGCGGCGATGACGCCCGGGCGCTATTGGTACTTCGTGGACAACGTAAAGATCACGGGCGACGCGCCCGAGGTGCGGGTGTGGGCCGCGCTGCCCTTGAGCCACCGCGGCCAGGTGGTCGAAATAGGCGAGATCTACCCCGAACCCGAGGCCGTCGTCGTAAACCCTCTGGGCGAAATTAAAATCGTCTTCTGGCGGCAAACGGACATCGTGGACGGCGAGGACTTTTATTTTTATTACGACTTCAAGTACGTCGGCGAAGAGGTGAACGCCGACGTCGACCCGGAAAAAGTCGAACCCTACGACGAGGGCTCCGTGGAGTACCAGCGGTACATGGTGTCCGAGCCCTGGCTCGAGGTCACGGACGCCATTCGCGCCCAGGCGGGCGAAATAGTCGGCGACGAGACGAACCCGTACGTCAAGGCCAGGATGATATTCGACTGGGTCGTATACAATATACGCTACGAATTTCCGGACCCCGAAAGCCGGGGCGCGGCCAAATCCTTCGCGCGGCGAAGCGGCGACTGCAGCGAGTTCAGCGTCGTTTTTTGCGCGCTGTGCCGGGCGGAGGGAATTCCGGCGCGGACCGTCACCGCCTGTTGGCCCTGGGGCGGCGGCCACGTGTGGGCGGAGGTACTCATCCCGCCGTACGGCTGGGTACCGGCGGATACCTCCATGGCGGCGATGTTCATCCCCGGCGGCGCCATCCCGGCGACCGCGGAGAACGTCGGCGCAATCCTCGAAATTACGGGAATGCCGGTCGCCGACCCGAACTGGCTCTTCGGCAACCTCTATCCCAACCGCGTCATCGTATCGGTAGGAAACAACTTCCGGGTAAAATACCCCGAACTGGGCGTCGCGAAGGTCTTCCGGTTTATGCAACCCGGCGCCACGGGCGCGTACCCTTTCGCGGAAGAATATCTCGGCCTGTCGGATAAAACCGTCGGCGCCGGCATTTACGTCTACGGCGAGGGGTACGACGACCCCGTCCTGGCCCGGAAGGCGGCGTTGGGCGACCTCGGCTACACGTTCTTCCTGGCGGGCGAATACGCGAAGGCGGAGGAAATATTGCTCGCCACGGTCGAGGAAAACCCGGAAGCCGAGCCCCCCTGGCTCAGCCTGGGTCAAATATACCTCGAGCAGGGCAAAATCGACGACGCCCTCGCGGCCTTCTACAAAGCCCTCGACGGCAAAGGGGGACCCGCCAAGCCGGTACTGGACGCGCAGTGCCACAACTACCTGGGCGTCTGCTACCAACAAAAAGGCGACCTCGCCGCGGCGCGGGACGAGTTCCTGCGGGTCATGGCGAGCGGCATAAACTACGAGGGCTCGCTGGCCTTCGCCGAGGAGCACTTAGACGAGGTCATGCTCGCGCTGGAGTAGGCGCGGCCCTCCCCAAGCGCGATAATAAGGCCGGCCCGGGGGGTCGGCCTTATCGACCGAGCCGCGGAGGCCGTTCTACCTCGGGGGCCGTCATATAAATAAATTGACGGCCCGGGGTGGTATGTTATTATTAATAAATAAGTCAGCCCCGGTTAAGTTTTAAAGAAGAAATACCCAACGCCCAGGAGGAGAAGATGCGAAGAATTCATTCCGTCGCAGCATTCATCGTACTTACGTTGCTCGGCGCAGCGTCCATTATCCAAGCCGAAGAGGCGGCGATGACGCTCGCTCGCTATTGGTACTTCGTGGACAACGTACAAATAACGGGCGACGCGCCCGAGGTCCGGCTGTGGGTCGCGCTACCGGTCGAACACCGCGGCCAGACGGTCGTTATGGGCGAGATATACCCGGAGCCCGCCGCGGTCGTCGAAGACCCCTTCGGCAAAACCAGGATCGTCTTCTGGCGGCAAACGGACCTCAAAGACGGCGAGGGGATATATTTCTACTACGACTTCGGGTACGCCGGCGAGCTGGTGAGCGGCGAAGACATAGACCCGG from the bacterium genome contains:
- a CDS encoding transglutaminase domain-containing protein, with translation CALCRAAGVPARTVTAVWLTGGGHQWAEVLLPPYGWVPADTSVAAMFIPGGTIPASEKEIQAFMDSRGIPAADPDWLFGNLYPTRLIVSVGNNHQCKYPELGVGKVFRYLQPGIIQAVPPSYEYVDVSDKAACAGFYAFGEGRDDLAAARERASADLGCAYAIAGEYAKAEGVLRPVTEAAPGAQEPWLFLGQAYLERGKVDDAIDAFYKALDGQAGSAKPVMDAQCHNYLGACYQKKGGLAAARDEFLWVMESGIDYEGSLAFAETHLDEVMLALE
- a CDS encoding transglutaminase domain-containing protein, which translates into the protein MRRIHSVAAFIILTLLGAAAVVQAEEAAMTPGRYWYFVDNVKITGDAPEVRVWAALPLSHRGQVVEIGEIYPEPEAVVVNPLGEIKIVFWRQTDIVDGEDFYFYYDFKYVGEEVNADVDPEKVEPYDEGSVEYQRYMVSEPWLEVTDAIRAQAGEIVGDETNPYVKARMIFDWVVYNIRYEFPDPESRGAAKSFARRSGDCSEFSVVFCALCRAEGIPARTVTACWPWGGGHVWAEVLIPPYGWVPADTSMAAMFIPGGAIPATAENVGAILEITGMPVADPNWLFGNLYPNRVIVSVGNNFRVKYPELGVAKVFRFMQPGATGAYPFAEEYLGLSDKTVGAGIYVYGEGYDDPVLARKAALGDLGYTFFLAGEYAKAEEILLATVEENPEAEPPWLSLGQIYLEQGKIDDALAAFYKALDGKGGPAKPVLDAQCHNYLGVCYQQKGDLAAARDEFLRVMASGINYEGSLAFAEEHLDEVMLALE